The following are encoded together in the Brassica napus cultivar Da-Ae chromosome A9, Da-Ae, whole genome shotgun sequence genome:
- the LOC106368830 gene encoding myosin-13, which yields MPSSTVKAGSFVWVKDPEEAWLDGEVIEVNGDDIKVQCTSGKTVVVKVSDTHPKDMEVPPSGVTDMTTLAYLHEPGVLQNLKSRYHIDEIYTYTGDILIAVNPFKQLANLYNDHMIEHYKGAPFGSLMPHPFAVADAAYRQMINEGVSQSILVSGESGAGKTETAKTLMKYLAKMGGRAVKDLSARRSVEDQVLESNPVLEAFGNAKTVRNNNSSRFGKFVEIQFDQRGRISGAAIKTYLLERSRVCQVSDSERNYHCFYMLCAAPPEDIRKLKLEDPTTYRYLNQSHCIKLEGMDDSKEYTKTREAMGIVGISVEEQEAIFRVLAAILHLGNIEFTNGEETDSSVPKDNKSLKTAAELFMCDEQALEDSLCKRVMVTPEETISRCLDPESAAFSRDALAKFVYARLFDWIVNKINNSIGQDPESKHMIGVLDIYGFESFKTNSFEQFCINLTNEKLQHHFNEHVLKMEQDEYKKEEIAWNHIEFPDNREVLQLIEKKPGGIIALLDEACMFPRSTHETFSQKLYETFKQNKHFSKPKLARTDFTVCHYAGDVTYQTQQFLEKNKDYVVAEHQALLGASRCTFIAGLFPSLVEDASKQTKFSSVASQFKQQLALLMERLSTTEPRYIRCVKPNNLLKPSIFENQNVLQQLRCGGMMEAIEICRAGYPTRKHFDEFLDRFSVLASSTLDKSFDEKAACKKLLEAVGLRGYQIGKTKVLLMAGQMAELDARRTEVLGRAARIIQRKFRSYLLLKAAINMQAVCRGQLARHIFEDLRRKEAAALKIQRALRIYLERRSYIEAVVTVQSGLRGMAARDVLGRKIKATLAIQIHCRRYLAESHYKKLKKAAITTQSAWRARLARKELRELKMAAKETGALQAAKSKLEKQVEDLTLRLQLEKRMRVDVEESKTQENAKLQLALKEIQLQFKETEVSLLKEVEAAKKTAEIVPPVVKEEIPIVVDTELVEKLKSENDNLKSMVSSLEQKIDETEKKFKEKVKQALEAEDKIVNLKTAMHKLQETLEDVINENHVLKQSALSTPVKTASGRFFPSTPVKNLQTGHHPSEENQLTGTMFTTPARIQESRGGSHIDPQNEDVDDLINCVTKNVGFSQGKPVAAFTIYKCLLHWKSFEAERTNVFDRLIQMIGSAIKNEEDNANLAYWLSNTSTLLFMLQQSLRSGGTGATPLRKSPSLVRWMTKGFRSPAAEAIRPVDAKAPALHFKQQLAAYVEKIIEIMWDKLKKELNTSLTLCIQAPKTFKGTALMSDSTAKYWQGIIEGLDALLSTLKENFVPLVLIQKILSQAFSLINVQLWNSVMTRPDNCSFINGEYLKSGLEKLENWCLETNDEYAGSSWDELKHIRQAVGFLRIHNKFKISYDEIAKKLCPILRIQQHFRLCTLYKDEIYYTKSVLQEVIENMAGVMTDSSDFLLKDDSSNSISFLIEDLSSSMQDKDFAQVKPAEELVENPAFSFLQ from the exons ATG CCTTCTTCTACAGTTAAAGCTGGCTCGTTCGTTTGGGTTAAAGATCCGGAGGAGGCATGGTTGGATGGTGAAGTTATTGAGGTTAATGGAGATGATATTAAGGTCCAATGTACCTCAGGGAAGACG GTTGTTGTTAAAGTTTCAGACACACATCCGAAAGATATGGAAGTTCCACCTTCTGGAGTCACCGACATGACAACGCTAGCGTATCTACATGAGCCAGGGGTTCTACAAAACTTGAAATCAAGATATCATATAGACGAAATATAT ACTTACACAGGAGATATATTGATTGCTGTGAACCCTTTTAAACAACTAGCGAACCTTTACAATGACCATATGATTGAACACTATAAAGGAGCCCCCTTTGGATCATTGATGCCCCATCCGTTTGCAGTTGCGGATGCAGCTTACAG ACAAATGATTAATGAGGGAGTTAGTCAATCAATCTTGGTAAGTGGTGAGAGTGGAGCAGGGAAGACTGAGACTGCTAAAACGCTTATGAAGTACCTGGCAAAAATGGGAGGTCGAGCTGTCAAAGATCTCTCGGCCAGAAGGAGTGTCGAAGATCAAGTTTTGGAG TCCAATCCTGTTTTAGAAGCATTTGGGAATGCAAAAACCGTCAGGAACAACAATTCAAG TCGATTTGGTAAATTCGTGGAGATTCAGTTCGATCAAAGGGGAAGGATCTCTGGAGCTGCTATCAAGACTTATTTGTTAGAGAGATCAAGGGTGTGCCAAGTGTCAGATTCTGAGAGAAACTATCACTGTTTTTACATGCTTTGTGCTGCACCACCAGAG GACATTAGAAAACTAAAATTAGAGGATCCAACAACATACCGGTATCTGAATCAGTCTCATTGTATTAAGTTAGAGGGGATGGATGACTCAAAAGAGTATACTAAAACCCGAGAAGCAATGGGCATTGTCGGGATAAGCGTAGAGGAGCAG GAAGCAATATTTCGAGTTCTGGCAGCTATTCTTCATCTAGGTAACATAGAATTTACCAACGGAGAAGAAACAGACTCTTCAGTTCCAAAAGACAACAAGTCACTGAAGACTGCGGCTGAGCTTTTCAT GTGTGATGAGCAGGCACTGGAAGATTCTCTCTGCAAACGTGTAATGGTGACACCTGAAGAAACGATATCTAGATGTCTGGATCCTGAATCTGCAGCATTCAGTAGAGATGCTTTGGCAAAATTTGTGTACGCTAGATTGTTTGATTG GATCGTAAACAAGATCAATAATTCAATTGGGCAAGATCCTGAGTCAAAACACATGATAGGAGTGCTGGATATTTATGGATTCGAGAGTTTCAAGACAAACAG TTTTGAGCAATTTTGCATCAATTTGACCAATGAGAAACTTCAACATCACTTTAATGAG CACGTGTTAAAGATGGAACAAGATGAGTACAAGAAAGAAGAAATTGCGTGGAACCACATCGAGTTCCCAGATAATCGGGAAGTTTTGCAACTTATTGAGAAG AAACCTGGTGGTATTATTGCTCTCCTGGACGAGGCTTG CATGTTCCCAAGATCAACACATGAAACGTTTTCTCAAAAGCTGTACGAAACATTTAAACAGAACAAGCACTTTAGCAAGCCAAAGTTAGCTCGTACTGACTTCACAGTTTGTCACTATGCTGGTGAT GTCACTTATCAAACCCAGCAGTTTCTGGAAAAGAACAAAGATTATGTTGTTGCTGAGCATCAGGCTCTGCTAGGTGCTTCCAGGTGCACTTTCATTGCAGGTTTATTTCCTAGTCTAGTGGAAGATGCTAGCAAACAGACTAAGTTCTCCTCTGTAGCTTCACAATTTAAG CAACAACTGGCATTATTGATGGAACGTCTTAGTACTACTGAGCCTCGCTATATTCGTTGCGTGAAACCCAATAATCTTCTGAAGCCCTCTATCTTTGAGAACCAAAACGTTCTGCAACAGCTACGTTGTGGG GGTATGATGGAGGCAATAGAGATTTGTCGTGCTGGATATCCTACACGAAAACATTTTGATGAGTTCCTGGACAGATTTAGTGTCCTAGCTTCTTCTACTTTGGATAAGAG TTTTGATGAGAAAGCAGCCTGCAAGAAACTTCTGGAGGCAGTTGGACTCAGAGGATACCAG attggAAAGACGAAGGTTCTCCTCATGGCTGGACAGATGGCTGAATTGGATGCTCGGAGGACCGAGGTCTTGGGAAGAGCAGCCAGAATTATACAGAGGAAATTCCGTTCTTACCTGCTCCTCAAAGCGGCAATAAATATGCAGGCTGTGTGCAGAG GTCAACTTGCTCGACATATATTTGAGGACTTGCGCAGAAAGGAAGCGGCTGCTTTGAAGATACAGAGAGCTTTGCGGATCTACCTTGAAAGGCGGTCTTACATTGAAGCTGTGGTTACAGTTCAGTCAGGTTTGCGTGGTATGGCTGCTCGCGATGTACTAGGAAGGAAGATCAAGGCCACACTTGCTATTCAG ATTCATTGCCGTAGATACCTGGCCGAGTCGCACtacaagaagctgaagaaagCAGCGATTACTACACAAAGTGCATGGAGAGCAAGGCTAGCCCGTAAAGAACTGCGAGAGCTTAAGATG GCTGCAAAGGAAACTGGAGCCCTACAAGCTGCCAAGAGCAAGCTTGAGAAGCAAGTGGAAGATCTCACGCTGAGACTGCAGCTAGAGAAACGCATGAGG GTGGACGTGGAAGAAAGTAAAACACAAGAAAATGCGAAACTGCAATTAGCATTGAAGGAAATACAACTCCAGTTCAAGGAAACCGAAGTGTCTCTCTTAAAGGAAGTTGAAGCTGCGAAAAAGACTGCAGAAATTGTTCCACCGGTAGTAAAGGAGGAGATTCCTATTGTTGTTGACACCGAGCTTGTGGAGAAACTCAAGAGTGAAAATGATAACCTCAAG TCAATGGTAAGTTCGCTGGAGCAGAAGATTGATGAAACAGAGAAAAAATTCAAGGAGAAGGTGAAGCAGGCTTTAGAAGCTGAAGACAAAATTGTTAATTTGAAGACCGCCATGCACAA ACTCCAAGAGACGCTAGAGGATGTGATAAACGAAAATCATGTTTTGAAGCAATCTGCCTTAAGCACACCTGTTAAGACAGCATCAGGACGTTTCTTCCCTTCTACTCCAGTAAAG AACTTGCAAACTGGCCACCATCCTAGCGAAGAAAATCAACTCACT GGCACTATGTTTACAACACCAGCAAGGATACAAGAATCCAGGGGTGGTTCCCATATTGATCCTCAAAAT GAGGATGTGGATGACCTGATCAACTGTGTCACAAAAAACGTTGGATTTAGTCAGGGGAAGCCTGTAGCGGCATTTACCATCTACAAATGTCTTCTTCATTGGAAATCCTTTGAAGCAGAGAGAACCAATGTATTTGATCGTCTTATTCAAATGATTGGTTCTGCTATCAAG AATGAAGAAGACAACGCTAATTTGGCATATTGGTTATCCAACACTTCGACCTTATTGTTCATGCTACAACAAAGTCTCAGATCTGGTGGAACCGGGGCCACTCCACTTCGAAAGTCACCTTCCTTGGTCCGATGGATGACCAAG GGTTTCCGTTCTCCAGCGGCTGAAGCGATTCGACCAGTTGATGCCAAGGCTCCAGCTCTGCATTTTAAGCAGCAGCTTGCAGCATATGTTGAAAAGATTATTGAGATTATGTGGGATAAACTGAAAAAGGAGTTGAACACTTCCCTTACTCTCTGCATCCAG GCACCAAAAACGTTCAAGGGGACTGCGCTAATGTCTGATAGCACAGCTAAATACTGGCAAGGGATTATTGAAGGACTAGATGCATTGCTAAGCACACTTAAAGAGAACTTT GTTCCTCTGGTTCTTATCCAGAAGATACTTTCTCAGGCTTTCTCACTCATCAATGTCCAACTGTGGAAcag CGTTATGACGCGACCAGATAACTGTTCATTTATCAATGGAGAATATTTAAAATCTGGTTTAGAAAAGTTGGAGAATTGGTGCTTGGAAACAAATGACGAG TATGCTGGCTCATCCTGGGATGAACTCAAACATATCAGACAGGCTGTTGGATTCTTG CGCATCCATAATAAGTTCAAAATCTCATACGATGAGATTGCAAAAAAGTTGTGCCCA ATCCTTAGAATACAGCAGCATTTCAGATTATGTACTCTGTATAAGGATGAAATCTACTACACAAAAAGTGTTTTGCAAGAG GTAATCGAGAACATGGCAGGAGTTATGACAGACAGCAGCGACTTCTTGTTGAAAGATGATTCTAG CAACAGTATATCTTTCTTGATCGAGGACTTGTCGAGTTCAATGCAAGATAAGGACTTTGCGCAAGTTAAACCTGCCGAGGAGCTTGTGGAGAATCCAGCTTTCAGTTTCTTGCAATAG
- the LOC106368834 gene encoding receptor-like serine/threonine-protein kinase ALE2 isoform X2, whose product MRNFAMMLLLLLVHSLASFPLCFARLFPMSLPFTRSKSHQIHFFHPRSNPSLAPAPSPALLPNQRHRGHHHHRRWHLRRNVTAVPPSSHDCQQTCVEPLTPTPFGSPCGCVFPMKVQLLLSVAPISIFPAISELEIEVAAGTYLEQSQVKIMGASADSENQGKTVVDINLVPLGDKFDKTTATLIYQRFRHKKVPLNESVFGDYEVTHISYPGTPSSPYGDIVEGIPSASAGGLPVTAIFANKSQGIGFRTIAIIVLSGFVLALVLAGAMFIVRKWNDVGRSSTAVGPALPPSVNKRLGAGSMFSSSARSSGSESLMSSMATCALSVKTFTLSELEKATDNFSAKKVLGEGGFGRVYHGSMGDGTEVAVKLLTRDNQNRDREFIAEVEMLSRLHHRNLVKLIGICIEGRTRCLVYELVHNGSIESHLHEGTLDWDARLKIALGAARGLAYLHEDSNPRVIHRDFKASNVLLEDDFTPKVSDFGLAREATEGSQHVSTRVMGTFGYVAPEYAMTGHLLVKSDVYSYGVVLLELLTGRKPVDMSQPSGEENLVTWARPLLANREGLEQLVDPTLAGTYDFDDMAKVAAIASMCVHQEVSHRPFMGEVVQALKLIYNDADETCGGDYCSQKESSVPDSADFKGDLAPSDSSWWNLTPRLRYGQGSSFITMDYSSGPLEEMENRPHSASSIPRGGMFLPNRSGPLRPVRSRRDFFRLRGSMSEHGGPSSSRHLWSGNGD is encoded by the exons ATGCGGAACTTTGCGATGATGCTTCTGCTCCTCCTTGTTCATTCTCTCGCCTCCTTTCCCTTATGCTTTG CTAGGCTATTTCCTATGAGCTTGCCATTTACCCGATCAAAATCGCATCAAATTCACTTTTTTCATCCTCGTTCTAATCCATCTCTTGCTCCTGCACCTTCGCcag CTCTTCTCCCTAACCAAAGACACAGGGGTCATCACCATCATCGTCGTTGGCACTTAAGACGCAACGTGACTGCAGTTCCACCTTCCTCACATG ACTGTCAACAGACATGCGTGGAGCCTCTTACTCCAACTCCCTTTGGCTCACCTTGTGGTTGTGTTTTCCCCATGAAAGTTCAGCTTCTGCTAAGTGTCGCGCCTATTTCTATTTTCCCCGCCATCAGCGAGTTAGAAATCGAGGTTGCTGCTGGAACATACTTGGAACAAAGCCAAGTCAAAATAATGGGTGCAAGCGCCGACAGTGAGAACCAAGGGAAAACAGTGGTGGATATTAACCTTGTTCCACTTGGGGACAAATTCGACAAAACTACGGCCACCCTTATTTACCAAAGGTTCCGCCACAAGAAAGTGCCTCTAAATGAGTCTGTCTTTGGTGATTATGAGGTTACCCACATTAGTTATCCAG GAACTCCTTCTTCACCATATGGAGACATTGTGGAGGGTATTCCAAGTGCAAGTGCTGGAGGGCTTCCAGTCACTGCAATCTTTGCCAACAAAAGCCAGGGAATAGGTTTTAGAACGATTGCAATCATTGTCTTGTCAGGTTTCGTGCTCGCTCTGGTTTTGGCTGGAGCTATGTTTATAGTCAGGAAGTGGAATGACGTTGGGAGGTCATCCACTGCTGTTGGCCCTGCATTGCCTCCATCAGTTAACAAAAGGCTTG GTGCTGGATCTATGTTTTCCAGTAGCGCCAGAAGCTCGGGATCAGAATCACTAATGTCGTCGATGGCGACATGTGCTTTATCCGTCAAGACCTTCACACTTTCCGAGCTCGAGAAGGCAACAGATAACTTCAGTGCCAAGAAGGTTTTGGGCGAGGGAGGATTTGGTCGTGTTTATCACGGCAGCATGGGAGATGGAACCGAGGTTGCAGTTAAACTGCTAACTAGGGACAACCAGAATCGAGACCGTGAATTCATTGCAGAAGTCGAAATGCTAAGCCGTTTGCACCACCGGAATCTTGTGAAACTGATTGGAATATGCATTGAAGGCCGTACACGCTGCTTGGTTTACGAGCTCGTCCACAATGGGAGTATCGAGTCCCACTTGCACG AAGGAACGCTTGACTGGGATGCGCGGTTGAAGATTGCACTCGGAGCAGCGAGAGGACTGGCCTATCTCCATGAAGATTCGAATCCCCGAGTAATCCACCGGGATTTCAAGGCCAGCAATGTTCTCCTAGAAGATGACTTTACCCCAAAGGTCTCAGACTTTGGACTGGCGAGAGAAGCTACCGAAGGAAGTCAACATGTTTCCACTCGAGTCATGGGGACCTTTGG GTATGTGGCCCCTGAGTATGCAATGACGGGTCATCTACTTGTGAAAAGCGATGTCTATAGCTACGGCGTGGTTCTACTCGAGCTTCTCACCGGTAGAAAACCTGTTGACATGTCTCAACCTTCGGGAGAAGAAAACCTTGTGACGTGGGCGAGACCGTTACTAGCCAACAGAGAGGGGCTGGAGCAACTGGTTGACCCCACATTGGCTGGAACCTACGACTTTGATGACATGGCGAAAGTGGCTGCGATTGCATCCATGTGCGTCCACCAAGAGGTCTCGCATAGACCGTTCATGGGTGAAGTGGTGCAGGCACTGAAACTTATATACAACGATGCAGATGAGACATGTGGTGGGGACTATTGCAGCCAGAAGGAGTCATCAGTGCCGGACTCTGCAGACTTCAAAGGCGATCTGGCTCCATCGGATAGCAGCTGGTGGAATTTGACACCTCGGTTAAGGTACGGTCAAGGGTCTTCGTTTATAACCATGGATTATAGCTCAGGACCGCTTGAGGAGATGGAGAACCGGCCTCACTCTGCTTCGAGCATTCCAAGAGGAGGCATGTTTCTACCAAACAGGTCGGGTCCGTTACGGCCAGTTAGAAGTAGAAGAGACTTCTTTAGATTGAGAGGAAGCATGAGCGAACACGGTGGACCATCATCGTCTAGACATCTCTGGTCCGGGAATGGCGACTAG
- the LOC106368834 gene encoding receptor-like serine/threonine-protein kinase ALE2 isoform X1, translating to MRNFAMMLLLLLVHSLASFPLCFAARLFPMSLPFTRSKSHQIHFFHPRSNPSLAPAPSPALLPNQRHRGHHHHRRWHLRRNVTAVPPSSHDCQQTCVEPLTPTPFGSPCGCVFPMKVQLLLSVAPISIFPAISELEIEVAAGTYLEQSQVKIMGASADSENQGKTVVDINLVPLGDKFDKTTATLIYQRFRHKKVPLNESVFGDYEVTHISYPGTPSSPYGDIVEGIPSASAGGLPVTAIFANKSQGIGFRTIAIIVLSGFVLALVLAGAMFIVRKWNDVGRSSTAVGPALPPSVNKRLGAGSMFSSSARSSGSESLMSSMATCALSVKTFTLSELEKATDNFSAKKVLGEGGFGRVYHGSMGDGTEVAVKLLTRDNQNRDREFIAEVEMLSRLHHRNLVKLIGICIEGRTRCLVYELVHNGSIESHLHEGTLDWDARLKIALGAARGLAYLHEDSNPRVIHRDFKASNVLLEDDFTPKVSDFGLAREATEGSQHVSTRVMGTFGYVAPEYAMTGHLLVKSDVYSYGVVLLELLTGRKPVDMSQPSGEENLVTWARPLLANREGLEQLVDPTLAGTYDFDDMAKVAAIASMCVHQEVSHRPFMGEVVQALKLIYNDADETCGGDYCSQKESSVPDSADFKGDLAPSDSSWWNLTPRLRYGQGSSFITMDYSSGPLEEMENRPHSASSIPRGGMFLPNRSGPLRPVRSRRDFFRLRGSMSEHGGPSSSRHLWSGNGD from the exons ATGCGGAACTTTGCGATGATGCTTCTGCTCCTCCTTGTTCATTCTCTCGCCTCCTTTCCCTTATGCTTTG CAGCTAGGCTATTTCCTATGAGCTTGCCATTTACCCGATCAAAATCGCATCAAATTCACTTTTTTCATCCTCGTTCTAATCCATCTCTTGCTCCTGCACCTTCGCcag CTCTTCTCCCTAACCAAAGACACAGGGGTCATCACCATCATCGTCGTTGGCACTTAAGACGCAACGTGACTGCAGTTCCACCTTCCTCACATG ACTGTCAACAGACATGCGTGGAGCCTCTTACTCCAACTCCCTTTGGCTCACCTTGTGGTTGTGTTTTCCCCATGAAAGTTCAGCTTCTGCTAAGTGTCGCGCCTATTTCTATTTTCCCCGCCATCAGCGAGTTAGAAATCGAGGTTGCTGCTGGAACATACTTGGAACAAAGCCAAGTCAAAATAATGGGTGCAAGCGCCGACAGTGAGAACCAAGGGAAAACAGTGGTGGATATTAACCTTGTTCCACTTGGGGACAAATTCGACAAAACTACGGCCACCCTTATTTACCAAAGGTTCCGCCACAAGAAAGTGCCTCTAAATGAGTCTGTCTTTGGTGATTATGAGGTTACCCACATTAGTTATCCAG GAACTCCTTCTTCACCATATGGAGACATTGTGGAGGGTATTCCAAGTGCAAGTGCTGGAGGGCTTCCAGTCACTGCAATCTTTGCCAACAAAAGCCAGGGAATAGGTTTTAGAACGATTGCAATCATTGTCTTGTCAGGTTTCGTGCTCGCTCTGGTTTTGGCTGGAGCTATGTTTATAGTCAGGAAGTGGAATGACGTTGGGAGGTCATCCACTGCTGTTGGCCCTGCATTGCCTCCATCAGTTAACAAAAGGCTTG GTGCTGGATCTATGTTTTCCAGTAGCGCCAGAAGCTCGGGATCAGAATCACTAATGTCGTCGATGGCGACATGTGCTTTATCCGTCAAGACCTTCACACTTTCCGAGCTCGAGAAGGCAACAGATAACTTCAGTGCCAAGAAGGTTTTGGGCGAGGGAGGATTTGGTCGTGTTTATCACGGCAGCATGGGAGATGGAACCGAGGTTGCAGTTAAACTGCTAACTAGGGACAACCAGAATCGAGACCGTGAATTCATTGCAGAAGTCGAAATGCTAAGCCGTTTGCACCACCGGAATCTTGTGAAACTGATTGGAATATGCATTGAAGGCCGTACACGCTGCTTGGTTTACGAGCTCGTCCACAATGGGAGTATCGAGTCCCACTTGCACG AAGGAACGCTTGACTGGGATGCGCGGTTGAAGATTGCACTCGGAGCAGCGAGAGGACTGGCCTATCTCCATGAAGATTCGAATCCCCGAGTAATCCACCGGGATTTCAAGGCCAGCAATGTTCTCCTAGAAGATGACTTTACCCCAAAGGTCTCAGACTTTGGACTGGCGAGAGAAGCTACCGAAGGAAGTCAACATGTTTCCACTCGAGTCATGGGGACCTTTGG GTATGTGGCCCCTGAGTATGCAATGACGGGTCATCTACTTGTGAAAAGCGATGTCTATAGCTACGGCGTGGTTCTACTCGAGCTTCTCACCGGTAGAAAACCTGTTGACATGTCTCAACCTTCGGGAGAAGAAAACCTTGTGACGTGGGCGAGACCGTTACTAGCCAACAGAGAGGGGCTGGAGCAACTGGTTGACCCCACATTGGCTGGAACCTACGACTTTGATGACATGGCGAAAGTGGCTGCGATTGCATCCATGTGCGTCCACCAAGAGGTCTCGCATAGACCGTTCATGGGTGAAGTGGTGCAGGCACTGAAACTTATATACAACGATGCAGATGAGACATGTGGTGGGGACTATTGCAGCCAGAAGGAGTCATCAGTGCCGGACTCTGCAGACTTCAAAGGCGATCTGGCTCCATCGGATAGCAGCTGGTGGAATTTGACACCTCGGTTAAGGTACGGTCAAGGGTCTTCGTTTATAACCATGGATTATAGCTCAGGACCGCTTGAGGAGATGGAGAACCGGCCTCACTCTGCTTCGAGCATTCCAAGAGGAGGCATGTTTCTACCAAACAGGTCGGGTCCGTTACGGCCAGTTAGAAGTAGAAGAGACTTCTTTAGATTGAGAGGAAGCATGAGCGAACACGGTGGACCATCATCGTCTAGACATCTCTGGTCCGGGAATGGCGACTAG
- the LOC106368838 gene encoding uncharacterized protein LOC106368838 — protein sequence MGSENHVVVDVSSDDEVDRDYLNWLNKANSDSDDVVEVVSEVEGSVDSQLNSSTRAALEDEGDEDCVILDCDPDKTSPAVEAEADCNDDEEVLVVGQKGEVACRDFPHPRHSCAKYSFNSTSHESYCDMCHCYVCDIPAPCPYWCAAVSSIDHCHANDKDKTWITQREYFRTHPAQATVSLAQSIIRLSQNTWPRNKIEIRPCSSSSSRVANLPNVNRGRNRVRQSLSIQKDRRSTYIGNLRSRVASSGTRPIAKVSRSTPSLVAPTINPQMYTQQRNCQLNVADYCQRSNADVFRLPEWGSQAETVQQQPGTNENVLQTKLSEVESWLMDSCNQASLVIPLPEPVAEDNVTFDFETFLND from the exons ATGGGTTCGGAGAATCATGTAGTTGTGGATGTTAGTTCAGACGACGAGGTCGACCGAGACTACTTGAACTGGCTAAACAAGGCCAACTCCGACAGCGACGATGTAGTCGAGGTGGTCTCTGAGGTGGAAGGCAGCGTTGATTCTCAGCTAAATTCTTCGACTCGAGCAGCTTTGGAGGATGAAGGAGACGAAGATTGTGTGATTTTGGACTGTGATCCCGACAAGACAAGTCCTGCAGTTGAAGCTGAAGCTGATTGTAATGATGACGAGGAGGTGCTTGTAGTGGGGCAAAAGGGTGAG GTTGCGTGTAGAGATTTCCCTCACCCGCGACACTCGTGTGCTAAGTACTCATTCAACTCAACATCACATGAGAGTTACTGCGACATG TGTCACTGTTATGTGTGTGACATCCCTGCTCCTTGTCCATACTGGTGTGCCGCCGTCTCCAGCATAGATCATTGTCATGCTAATGATAAAGACAAGACATGGATTACTCAACGCGAATACTTCAGGACCCATCCAGCTCAGGCTACAGTGTCTCTGGCTCAGAGTATCATCCGGTTATCCCAAAACACTTGGCCAAGGAATAAGATTGAGATCCGGCCTTGCTCATCATCATCCAGCCGTGTTGCTAATCTGCCAAACGTCAACAGAGGCAGGAATAGAGTCAGGCAATCATTGAGCATCCAAAAGGATAGAAGAAGTACTTATATAGGTAACTTAAGGTCTCGAGTGGCCTCTTCTGGAACTCGGCCCATTGCTAAAGTTTCACGATCCACCCCTTCCCTAGTGGCTCCAACAATAAACCCACAAATGTACACTCAACAACGCAATTGTCAGCTCAACGTTGCTGATTATTGTCAGAGGAGCAATGCAGATGTGTTTCGTCTACCTGAGTGGGGTTCACAAGCAGAGactgttcaacagcaaccgggaACTAACGAAAACGTCTTGCAGACCAAACTGTCGGAAGTTGAGAGCTGGCTCATGGACAGTTGTAACCAAGCCAGCCTGGTTATCCCGTTGCCTGAACCGGTAGCTGAAGACAATGTGACATTCGATTTCGAAACCTTCCTGAATGATTGA